Genomic window (Lynx canadensis isolate LIC74 chromosome A1, mLynCan4.pri.v2, whole genome shotgun sequence):
TGTTCAGTGCTTGCAATTGGTTTGTAGAAATGGTTGGtgcattttttcccctgaatttaAACTGTAATTAAACAAAGTAAGAAGGAAAGTATCCCAAAgtctattttttcctaatttccagACCACATGATGCCAAAGAGTGATTTTTGAACTGATCTGGCCACCTTTTATGAGTATGAACTATTAATTGAGTACTAAGGTAAGCTTTGGTTCATCAGGCAAATAAAATGTTGCAATTTTATTTGAGACATGATGCAATATTTGCTGTATGAGGTCATAGAGAGAGACTGATAATCCGGTCCTACATTATCCCCATATGGGTGACCAACTCTAGTGATTGGTTCAGGCCTTACTATTTTCTGTTGAAAATCAGGAAAATCCTCAGCataaaggaaaaaacccaaaagtcaGGTGAGGGAGTTGAACATGAACAAATAATAAGATATAGAGCTGTTTCACTGATGTTCCTTCATCAGCATTCTGTTGAGGGTCATAACAGTTTAGAATGATTGCTAGGCATCCTGCACTCACAACCATGGTCCATACCAAGGGATGGACATTTATCATTGAACTTAATTGTTACAAGAAGAATAATATTAAATGTGAACAGAGCCTAACCCCTGTGAATAATTCTGATGCCACCACATAGAAATGCCATATTCTCTTTTTGAgaatgttttgtttccttcaaaaataTTCTCCAAGTTTTAATGTAAACAGGGGATGGTGTTTGATATAATTCCAGTACCTTAAATATTGCCCCATACCCACTAAAGAAATCTGTTGGTTATTAATGAAAATAGACCCTGAACTGTAGCTCCTATGTCCACATCTCCTATGTGCACTTCTTGAAAATCTCCACTCACTTAGAGCATCTTGCATGACTTCTAGAATATAATGACATCATGTCACTCTCCTTGGCTTCTCATTTCCCTCAGAACAAAATCAAAGTCCTTATCATACTCTGCTTTTTTCTATACAAATTCCCTAATACCTTGTGCTTCAAAACCCTGGTGTCATCACTACTGTCCTGATACACTGAATAGGTTTCACTATTTAGCTGCTGTTCACTCAAGTTGAAAACTCTTGAACATGTCTGAAAATTGCCTCTTCAGAGTGTCTTTTTTAGTGCTCTTATCCTGCTgtctctttattcatttatattatttaatttttctttatagtattAGTCACTACATAACATTGGGTTGCAAGTAAGAGTTTGTCTGTTGTCTGTATTATTCACTAAACTTTAGCTACACGATtggaaaattgtttattttaaatcaccAAAGCTTCTCAGTACTTAACACTGCCATACAGTAAAACAGCTGcttgagggaatgaatgaattaatcatTATGGTAGCTGCATGTTTGATCTTTATATTTTGGGccattagtttttatttctaggaaGTTATAAAAAGCAGATGTCTATTATCCCATGTAACACCCATGTCCAATGGTAGTATGTACCTCTTATGTTCCTGACTATGTACTTTTTATTGTTAGCATGAATCAACTAAACAactataaaaatatgtttccatttctctattgCAAGTCCTTTTTCACAATTTTATTCCTGATTACCAAAATAATGTGAGGTAAATATTGaattaaatggaaggaaaaataagatacaaacataGAGAGAGGTAAActataagagactgttaaatacagagaacaaactgtagGTTGCTTGAGAGGAGGGGGGTGAAATgtgctaagtgggtgatgggcattgtggagggcacttgttgggatgatcactgggtgttatctataagtgataaatcactaaattctactactgaaatcagTTCTACATATATGTTAGCTcagttgaatttaaataaaaaataataaagtcagaaTATGTGGAAAACCACAACGAACTATTAATTGTTTTGCTTTACTGTTGAAAAATCAGTAACTCAATCAATATTACCCAAATCTTGGACATAACAATTCAGATGCCTCCCTCAGACAGAGAAGCTCACAGAGAGCAGAAAGTCCTACACTGAAActggtaaaggaaaaaataaaacatgtatttggAAGTGTAAGAAATACCACAATCACAATTTATGCATGCATAGGAGAATGAGTGAAGAAAAGAACTGCCAGAACtgattgagaaagagaaaaggagaagctaTAAAATGTtgagttacatttaaaaattctcaaggAAAGGATTGGACATTAGAAACCTGAAAAATTctccagaaaggaaaatatttcttgattGTTTTAAGTAATTAATGCATAATACGAATATTGCCACTTTTCATAAGCCAAAAGGGGTAAGTACAAATGTTTAAGCTACAAATTCAATAGTATTTTCCTGCTTATACCTGCTTTTCTAATAGAACAGCTTTTCAATCAATTATGCTACCATCTACTGTATCAGAAACAAGAGAATAGAAAAAGGGGGTAAGTACTCTCTCCAAATTCAGAATGTTTTGACCTATTCCAAAATATTGAATTAAGCCAAATATTTTGCAAAAGGGTAATAATTATTGAAGGAAAGTAAATTAGGTATGAAAATCTGTGCATTTGACTTTGGGTTCTGTAggtctttaaaaattcaaacatcaTTATGAAAGAGAGAatgttcaaataatattttataattcatgtAGATCTCACAAGTTCTGCAAGAACTTTACAGTTCAAGGATAGTGATTTTTGGTGGAGATCACATGTTTAGGAAAGGTACAGAAGTGATAAGAATATGAGAGGCAGAGTATGAACATTTTCCTCACTGCAGTATCCCATTTAGGGAAGAAAGACCAGAAATTAAAGATGTAGAAAAGAACTAGGTAATAGAGGAATAATAATTTAAGCTTACACAAAGATTTTGAGTCACATAATCCAGTTACTACTGTAAATATAATGTGTTAAATTAACAGACACCAGGGAATACAGAGATTCATGTGGCATCTTATAAATGCTGAGTGATGTGCGTAAACAAAACTTATGGAGAGAataatgttttagttattttgtttgtttgtgctgGCTATAATACTAGGCTTCATACTGAAGATCACTTGTTGCAGTGCTTAGCAAACAATTTGAAGGGGAATATTTAATTCAGACACTAAAATGGTTCTATGAAAGCTGCagtattgaaaaaaaagacaattaaatataaacaaatatttataaaataataattcctttttatgctcctgtttgtttaatttcttgttatgtgctttgttttgtttttatttttctttcaagggAGTGAAAAAAGTACAATTTCATGGAGAAATGGAATCAAACttcaaatgatttcattttgttggggTTGTTTCCCTCAAATCAAACTGgcctttttctcttattttttatcgTCTTCATATTCTTTCTTGCCTCAGTGGGCAACTCAGCCATGATTCACCTCATACGATTAGATCCCCGGCTTCACACACCAATGTACTTTCTCCTCAGCCAGCTCTCTCTCATGGACCTAATATATATTTCCACCACTGTCCCAAAGATGGTTTTCAACTTCCTCTCTGGACAGAAAGGTATCTCCTTCCTGGGATGTGGCATGCAAAGCTTTTTCTTCCTGACTATGGCATGTTCTGAGGGTTTACTTCTGTCCTCAATGGCCTACGACCGTTATGTAGCTATCTGCCACCCCCTTCATTATCCCATCCGCATGAGTAAAATGACGTGTGTGAAAATGATCATAGGATCTTGGATTTTGGGGTCTATCAACTCCTTGGCACACACAGTCTATGCTCTCCATATTCCTTACTGCCGGTCCAGGGCCATTAATCATTTCTTTTGTGATGTGCCAGCCATGTTACCTTTGGCCTGTATAGACACCTGGGTCTATGAGTACATGGTTTTTGTGAGTACaagtctctttctcctctttcctttccttggcaTTACTGCTTCTTATGGATGggttcttttttctatttatcacaTGCACtcaaaagagggaagaaagaaggccTTTACCACCTGTTCAACACATTTAACTGTAGTGACATTTTACTATGCACCTTTTGTTTACACCTACCTTCGGCCCAGGAATCTCCGTTCACCAACAGAAGATAAGATTCTGGCAGTCTTCTACACCATCCTCACCCCCATGCTCAATCCCATCATCTATAGCCTGAGGAATAAGGAGGTTCTTGGGGCCATGAAAAGAGAGTTTGGGAGATTCTCTGCCAATAAAGAATAATCATGGCTGCCCTTACTCTTGTTATCCTTTTCCAGGTTAATTAGAACACCTTAGAGCAGCACTGTCTGATAGACATGTAATGTGAGccacatgtaattttaaaaattagcaaccacagttaaaaagtaaaattgatttaaataatatattgttttaactcaaaacattaaaataaatactgatatTAACAGCAATTatattaatgatatatatatactatattaaatGCAATATGTTAgtacatattaatatttatacttatattgtCATGCTATGGTTTTTATTGTTAGTCAATAGAAAATTATTAATGTGACTTTTACTTTGGTTTCAGTCTAGGTCTTCATAACCTTCTGTGTATTTTATAGTTAGAGCATGTTACAATTTTGAATATACACATTTCAAGTGCCAAATAGCTAGATGGGGCTCTTGGTTACTTGTTACACAGCAGAAACTTAAACATTGAATAAAATGCTTTTACAaagtatatatggtatataaaaatatatttgtaatacataaaatataggtAGTGGGATGTGAAGTAACAAGCAAAAACAAGCATGTAAATGTGGTGTTTATAAGTTTGCTTACATATTGTCCTCCTTCATCATAATTGTAATTGACATTTGGAGTCCATCTTATCCTAAcatcattttataaaagtaattttagggGTCTTATTTTGTATAGCATTTTTtacaatttctatttaaaaatagtagGAGTCAGTACCTGCATAGAAATATGAGGAAGATTGACAATTTATTCTAtattcaagtatatatatatatatagagagagagagagagagagagagagagcgagagagcgcttAAATAAGTTATTTCTACTTAAAGGAATTACTTATTAGTCCATCCCCCAAGTCTTCATTTATTGCCCAAGTTCAATCTCCAAATATctttctctggtgtcttttaaTATCTTAAGAATTCTCATGATTTAAgtctaagagactcttaaatatagagaacaaacagaggttgctggaggggttgtgggaggggggatgggctaaagaggccttaaggaatctactcctgaaatcattgttgcactatatgctaactaatttggatgcaaattaaaaaataaataaattttaaaaagtatttttgaaatctAAAATGTATACTACACCTTTTTACGCAAGTTATTTCCCTAAAATACAAATGTGATGCTGTCATCCCACAGTCTTTGATTTCCTATTGATTTCACACACATCCATGCACAATAATTGCCAATTTTATGCTCAAGTTCAAGAGCATCTAAAATTTACATTATGTTCTTTTATCTGGTTCTACAACTCAATCCACAAACTTAGTGCCATAGCTACATTTgacattaaaagtaaaagagcCAGTTATTTTATCAGCAAAATGGACTCATTTGGGAATAACAGAGCAATTATAATTTCTATGGTAAATCATAGACAAGTCTAAagttgaaaagagagagagatgttacttaatagaaaaaagaaagctggaatagccatacttatatctgACAAACctgacattaaaacaaagattgtaacaagagataaagaagggcattacacaataattaaggggtctatccatcaaaaaGTTCTATCACTTGTAAATATCTCTCAAAAACATAgagcaaataataacaaaaataaagaaactaattaataataatgcaATGGTAGTAGGAAATTTTAACACCCACATACAACAATGCACAgataatctaagcagaaaacTAACAAGGTCCAATAGTAGACTGGATGGActtaaagatatattcagaatattccattctaaagcagaagaatacacattcttttagaGTGCAAATGGAACATTTAACAGAATAGATCAAATGTTGGGTCACAAATTTGGCCTCAaccaatacaaaaatattgagatcatacatgaatattttcagacagCTATAAAAGTTGAAGtccaccacaagaaaaaatttggaataaacacaaatacatagaggtcaaagaacatcctaccaaagaatgaatgggattcccagg
Coding sequences:
- the LOC115499358 gene encoding olfactory receptor 2L13, whose translation is MEKWNQTSNDFILLGLFPSNQTGLFLLFFIVFIFFLASVGNSAMIHLIRLDPRLHTPMYFLLSQLSLMDLIYISTTVPKMVFNFLSGQKGISFLGCGMQSFFFLTMACSEGLLLSSMAYDRYVAICHPLHYPIRMSKMTCVKMIIGSWILGSINSLAHTVYALHIPYCRSRAINHFFCDVPAMLPLACIDTWVYEYMVFVSTSLFLLFPFLGITASYGWVLFSIYHMHSKEGRKKAFTTCSTHLTVVTFYYAPFVYTYLRPRNLRSPTEDKILAVFYTILTPMLNPIIYSLRNKEVLGAMKREFGRFSANKE